From Nocardia sp. NBC_00416:
CACGAGATAGCCGCCCCACTCTGATCCCGCAATGGAAGGAAAGCTGTGGACGAGGACCGATTCGCACGCCTCGAGCAACGGGTGCGCCGGCTCGAGGACGAACTGGAGATCACCCGCCTGATCGCCTCCTACGGACCGCTCGTGGACGCCGGCGCCGCCGGCGCGGTCGCCCAACTGTGGACCGAGGACGGGGAATACGACGTCGAAGGCTGGCATATGCGCAGCCGTGCCGATGTGCACGCGATGGTCGAGTCCGCGGCCCACCGGTCCCTGATCGAGGCCGGCTGTTCGCATTTCCTCGGGCCGGCGCAGATCGTGGTCGACGGCGACGCGGCGCTCGCGGTATGCGAATCGCTGCTCGTGCGCCGCGCCGACGCCGGCTTCCGAGTATGGCGCGCGGGCGCGAACCGATTCCAGCTCACCCGCACGCCACGCGGCTGGCGGATCACCCACCGCGTCACCCGCGCCCTCGACGGCGCCGCGGCGGCCCGCGACCTGCTGCGCGCGACCGTCGCAGGCGCCTGAACGTTCCCGGGTCGCGCCCCGCTCCGGCTCAGGCGACCACGGTCGCCCGGCGCGGCGCCGGCGTCAGCGACGCCGGGCCCAGACCCAGATGGTCGCGCAGGGTTCTGCCCGTGTAGTCGGTGCGGAACAGCCCGCGACGCTGCAGTTCCGGCACCACGAAGTCGACGAAGTCGTCGAATGTTCCCGGCGCCTGGGCGGCCGAGAGGATATAGCCGTCGGCCTCCCCGCCGGTGAACCCGGCCTCGATCTGATCAGCGATCTGCGCGGCAGTTCCGACGAACTGCGGCAGCAGCACGCCCTGGGCGTAGAGCTTGCCGATATCGCGCAATGTCAGGTTCTGGGTGGCACTGAGCCGCCGCGCGACATCGAAGAGTCCCTGGGTGCCCGGGACCACGAGATCCTCGATCGGCGCGTCCAAATCGTAGTGGGAGAAATCGTGGTCGGTGTGCACGGACAGGGTGATCAAACCGGAGATCGGATCGGCGAGTTCGTTGTGGAACGCCTGCTTCTCCCGCGCGATCGCTTCTGTCTCGCCGACGAAAGGCACGAAGGACGGGAAGATCTTGATGTCGTCCGGGTTACGGCCGAAGTTCACCGCCCGCGATTTCACATCGTCGTAGTAGGCGCGCCGGCCCTCGGGCGTCGGATCGATCTCGAAGATCGCCTCGGCCCAGCGCGCCGCGAAATCCTTGCCCACCGGCGACGATCCGGCCTGGATGAGCACCGGCCGGTGCTGCGGGGAACGCGGAACCGTCAGCGGACCCCGGGTCTTGAACCAGGTGCCCTCGTGGTCCACGGTCCGCACCTTGTCCGGATCGGCGAAGACGCCGGAAGTTTTGTCCTGGACCAGAGCGTCGGGGTCCCAGCTGCCCCAGAGTTCGTAGGCGACCTCGAGGAATTCCTGCGCCCGCTCGTACCGTTCGTCGTGCCCGAGATGCTGTGCGGCGCCGAAGTTCTGCGCCTCGGCCTGATTGAGCGAGGTCACCACGTTCCAGCCGGCGCGGCCCCGCGACAGATGGTCGAGCGTGGCGAAGATTCGGGCCACTTCGTACGGATGGAAATAGGTGGTGGACTTGGTGATCGCGAGGCCGAGCCGTTCGGTCACGTTCGCCAGGCCCGCGGCGACGAGCGACGGATCGAGCGTCGCCGACGCCTGGGTACCGCTGCGCAACGGCACCCGGATATCGTTGCCGTACCGGACGGGCGTCGCCAGCAGATCCGCGAAGAACACGAAATCGAATTTGCCCCGTTCGAGGGTCCGGGCGACGCGGTTGTAGTAATCGGGACCCAGATAATCGGTCTCCGAGGCGGGATGCCGCCACGCCGCGTGCGAATGCGTGACGTGCGAGGCGATCAGGAAACCTGCCAGATGCAGTTCACGAGACATGGTTGCTTCCTTGTTCGATCAGCGGGGGTTCGAGCAGGGGCCGGGCCGAGCAGAAGTGGCCGTGCCGTGCTGCCACGGCGATCAGCTTCGACGGCTCGTCGCCCGCAGTCACCGATTGCGCTCGAGCTGATGTTGAGGACACCGGCAGCCCAGCGGTTCACCGGCGGGCAACCGTTCCGCGACCTCGACCGCGTCGGCGTGGACGAGGCGGGACAAGAGCTCGGTCCGGGGGCGTTCGGTCAGCTCCGCCGGCGTCCCGACCTCCACGATCGTCCCCCGATCGAGCACCGCTATCCGATCGCACCGGTCCAGCTGGCCGCGCAGATCGTGGCTGATCGACACCACGGTCGCGCCGGTGTTCCGGCGATAGACGTCGAGGTGGTCGAGGATCCGCTGGGCAGTGGGCTTGTCGAGCGCCGTCGTCACTTCGTCGCACAGCAGCAGCCGCGGCCGGGCCAGCAGGGCCCGGGCCAGCGCCGCGCGCTGCAATTGCCCGCCGGACAGCCCGGCCGGAGGACGCGCCGCCTGCACGGCGTCGATCTCCAGATCGGCGAGCACCGCCACCGCGGCGGCGCGCGCGTCCGCCCGGCTCAGCCCGCACAGCCGGACAGCGGTCGCGGCCACCTGGTCGAGCACACTGCGGCGCGCGTCGAACGATCCGGCCGACTCCTGCCAGACGTACTGGATACCGGCGATCTGACGGCGCGACCGGCGGCGCAGCACCGGCAACCGCTCGTCCCAGGCCACGATCTCGCCGGTGGCCGGACGGGTGAGCCCGGCGATACACCGCGCCAGTGTCGTCTTCCCCGCGCCCGACACACCGACGAGCCCGAACTGCTCACCGGGATGCAGGTCCAGGTCGACGCGACGCAGGACCGGCGACCCGCGGCGCCCCACCGACAGATCGCGGATCCGCACGACCGGATCGGTGCGCGGGCGCTCGTCCACCGGCCGGGCGCGGGCCGAACCGGGACAGACCGATCCGCTCGCGCTGAGCCGCCCGCCGTGGACGAACAGCGTGCGGTCGCCGACGCGGTCGACCGCGAACGCGTCGTGCGTGACCAGCACCACGGCCGTGCCCGCGTCCCGCAGCCCGCTCAAACCGGTGAGCAGTGCGGCGCGCGACAGCGAATCCAACCCGACCGTCGGTTCGTCGACCACCAGGACGTCGGGCCGGCAGGCCAGCACCTGCGCCAGGGCCAGCCGGGCCCGTTCGCCACCGGAGAACTCGAACGGGAACTTGCGCGAAATCCGGTCGAGGTCGCGATCGTCGACATCGAACGCCGCGGCGGCGAGTACCCGGGCGATCTGCGTGCGCCGATCGCCGGGCCGCAGCCGGCCGCCGCCGTCCCGGCGGTGGCGGCGACTCACCAGTTCTCCCAGTGCGGCACCGACGCGACGCGCCGGATTCAAGGTCGACGCCGCGTGCTGTGGCAGATAGCCGACCCGGATGCCCGGGGTCCGGCGGATCTCGCCCGATATCTCGATGCCCGGCGGCAGGTCGTCGGCGAGTGCGGCGGCGATCGTCGTCTTCCCGGCACCCGACGGCCCGAACAGGGCAAGGATCTCCCCGGCTCGGATATCGAGACGGATATCGCGCAGGATCGTCGTCCCCGCCGCCCGGGCCGAGAGGTTGCGCACACAGATCAGCGGCGCGTCAGCCATCTCGGCCCGCCCGCCGAATATCGCCCGCCGCGACCCGGCGCGGATCCGACAGCAGATCGTCGACCAGCAGATTGGTGCCCACCACCAGCAGGACGATCAACAGACCCGGCAGCGCCACCGCCCAGGGCGCGATCAGGAGTGCGTCCTTGTTCGCGGCGACCGATACCGCCCAATCGGTGGAGGTGGTGTCGAAACCGAGGCCGAGGAAATTGGCGGAGGCGAGGAAATAGACGGCGGCGGTGAATCGGATCCCGAAATCCGCCGCGATCGGCCGGGCCATCTCCCGCACGGCGAAACGACCGTAACGGTAGGCACGGGTCTCCCCCTGCATACGCAGGGCTTCCATCACAGGTCCGTGCACGACGCCGGCGGCGGCCGTGCGCACGAAGCGCGCGATCGGCGCCACCAGCGCCAGGCCGATCGCCCCCGCGATCACCACCGCCGACCCCTTCGTGCGCAGCGCGGCCACCATGATGATCAGCAGCGACGGTACACACAGCAGGACGTCGACCGGGCGCATCAGCAGATCGGCCAGCCAGGCGCGCGGTGCGGCGGCCGCGGCCACCCCGATGCCGAATCCGACCAGATAGGCCCCCAGCGCGGTGACCGATCCGACCAGCAGAAAGGTGTGCCCACCGGTCAGCGCGGCCGCCAGCACATCCCGTCCGAGCCGGTCGGCCCCGAACGGCGACCACGGTGACGGACCGAACGGTGTGAGCCGCTCCGCGGGCGCGGCACGGGCCAGCAGCGGCCCGGCCGCCGCGAACAGCAACGGCACCGCCATCAGGGACAGGTACAGGGCGCGACGCCGGTTCATCCTCGGATCGCCGCCGCGCTCCGCGGGTTCATCCAGTAGCCCGCGATATCGATCCCCGTATTGATGACCACGGCGATCACCCCGGTGACGGCAACGATCGCGAGGATCACCGGATCGTCCCGGTTCCCGATGGCGCCGATGAGTTCCGAAGCGATCCCCGGGACGGCGAATACGGCCTCGACGATGAGGACGCCCGACAGCAGGCCGTCGGTGGTCCGGCCGAGTTCCTGCATTGCGGGGGCCAGCGCGTTGGGGGCGATATGCCGCGCCAGCAGCGAGCCCCGTGCCACGCCGAGTCGCCGCGCCTGCGCGATATAGGGCTGGTCCATCACATCGATCACCCCGGCGCGGACCAGCCGGATCAGCGGTGCGGCCACTCGGACGACCGTCACGGTCACCGGCAGCACCAGATATTCCGGCCGGTCGAGCAGTGTGTTCAGGTCGGCGCCGAGGAAGGTCGCGGGCAGTAGATCCCAGTGCACGGACAGGAAGGCCACCAGCAGGACGGCCAGGACGAAATCGGGCACCGAATCGACACCGATACTGATCGAGGTGATCAGCCGGTCCCGCGCGGAGCCCGGCCGCAACCCCGCCGCGAACCCGGCGGCCACCGCGACCGGTAGCAGGATCGCCGAAGCCACTACCGCGAGCAGTCCGGTGATCAGGAACGGCCCCGCGATCACCGTGCCGACGTCCGCACCGCTGGCGTAGGACGTGCCGAAATCGCCGGTCACGGCACCGCCGGCCCAGTCGAGGAAACGGGTCACCGGCGAGACGTCGAGACCGAGGAGCTCCCGGGCCCGCACCCGCTCGGCGGCGCCGAGGAAGGTGTTGTTCTGGATATCTGCGGCGTCACCCGGCAGCAGCAGTGACAGGACGAAAACGAGTACGAGCAGCACGAACAGCTGTCCCACACCGATTACGGCCCGCCGCGCCACCAGCCGCCCGAAGGACCGCGGGTCCCGGTGCACGAACCGGTTACCGGATGCCGACGACGACGCGGTCGTCGCCGTACTGCCAGACCGTACCGGCTTCGGCGAATCCCGCCGCGCGGGCGAAGTCGACATAGTCGTGGGCGGTGGGCCGGTCGTGCACCACATGCTCGAACCCGCCGGCGCGGCGGCGAACCAGGTCGGCGAGTTCGGGCGCCTGCTCGACCGCCGCCCACCACGCCGACCAGTTCTCGGCTTTCGCGGTGCCGGTGCGCTGGGCTCGCCGGGCGGTCAGCGACCGGCCCAGGGCGTCGAGTCGTGGACCGGCCGGGCCCTCGTACAGGTGGTCGCCGTTGACGAACAGCCCACCGGGCGGCAGCGCCTTCGCGCACACCTCGAGCAGCGCGCGCAGCGGCGTCCGGTTCATCCAGTGCAGGGCGGTGGTGCTGACGAAGGCGTCGGGGGCATGGTCGAGCCCGAGGGCGTCGAACCAGCCGTCGACCCGCAGATCCGCGAAAACCGTCCGGAAGCGCGGCGAACCGTGGGCCGCCTCGGCCAGCCCCAACAGCAGCGGATCGGCGTCCACACCCACGACCCTGGCCCCGGGCAGCCGTGTCAGCAGCCGATCCGAGAGCGTGCCCGGCCCGGCGCCGAGATCGATGATCAGCGGATCGGGGCGCTCCAGCAGGGTGGTCAGCACATCCGCGATCAGCTCGAACCGGGCTTCGCGGTCGGGCATGTAGTGCTCCTGCTGACGATCCCAGCGCTCGATCCAGTACCGCGCGCGTGCCGGGGCCGGCTCCGCACCGCTCATCGGCCGGTCACCCCGTCGAATCGCGCCCAGGTGTGTGAATTCGGGACGGCGGCCGGGAGTTGCTGGAACCGACTGCTCCCCACCGTGTTCCACGCGGTACTGCCGAAGAACACGAACCCGCCCCGATCGTGGAGGATTTCGTGCATTCTGCGGTATTTCGCCGCGCGACCTTCCACTGTCGGGGTGGACTGCGCGGTGGCGTAGAGCGCATCGAACTCCGGATCAGACCATTTTGTCCGGTTCTGTGGCGACCCGGTCAGCAGCCGCGACGCGAAGTGATTGGGGATGGGCAGCGGACCGGACTGCCCCATCGTGAGATGCCCGGTTTCCAGCGCGTCGGTGTAGTAGCTGTCCTTGGAACCCAGGACGACGTTCACCCGCACGCCGCATTCGGCCGCCTGATCGGCGAAAAGCCTTGCGGCCTCCACGAATCCGTACGCGACCGGCGCGGTGAACAGATCGAAGGCCAGATCGCGTACTCCCGCTCGCCGCAGCAGCCGCCCCACTTCGTCGGGATCGTATTCGTGCTGCGGCAGCTCGCTGTAATACTGGCTCCCTTTGCCGAAGACATCATTGGAGACCTCGCCCTGCCCCTCGAGCGCCACCTTCACGAGTTCGCGCCGATCGACCATACGCATCAGCGCGCGCCGCACATCGGGATCGTCGAACGGCGGACGGTCGGTCTTCATGGCGAAGAAGTAGAGACCGCTTCCGGGAGTCGAGGTGAGGGTGAGATCCGAGCGGCCCTCGAGTGTCCGGGCAGCCGAGGGCGTGAGGTTGTCGGCGTAGTCGACCTCGCCGCCGCGGACCGCGTTCACCCGGGCGTCGGCTTCGGAGCTGAGGATCCGCAGCTCCCGGATACTCGGTGCGCCGTCCCAATAGCGCGCGTTGGCGGTGGCCGTGAACTGCCGGCCGGCCTCGAACGATTCGAAGACGAACGGGCCGGTGCCCACGGGCCGGGTGAAATCGGCCGCGCCGTCCTGCACGATCTTGGTCCCGTACACCGACAGGGCGATGAGGAACTCGAAGGACGGTCGTTTCAGTGCGATCTCGACGGTGCGGTCATCGATCACACGACTCCCGGAGAGGTCCACCTGGTCCAGTGACGACGCGGCGATGAAAGGACGCTTGTCCGCGGGCCCGAGCACCCGCGAGAAGGTGTACAGCACATCGCGGGCGGTGAACTTCTTCCCGTCGTGCCAGGCCGCGTCGCGCAGCGCGATCCGCCAGCGGGTGCCGTCGGCATTGGGTTCCGCGGATTCCGCGAGCCGCGGGATGGGCGTCATCGACCCGTCCACCTCGAACAGTCCGTCGTAGATCGACTTCATCCGCGCTTCGTCGATGAACAGGGTGTTCACGCCCGGGTCGATTCCCTCGCCCGCACCGGATCCCTGGAACGCGGCGGTGAAGGTGCCGGCGCCCGCGTCCGATCCGGTGCCGCAGCCGGCGGCCAGCGCCCCCGCGGCCAGCGCACTGCCGACCAGGAACGAGCGGCGATTCAACTCCGGTGGCGCACCACGCATATCCGACTCCCGTCGCGTCAGGTGTGTTCACGCGACGAAGACATGCGAAACGGGCCGCGGTGGCGGCTCGTTCGGCGCATCGATCAATACCCACGTGATCATGACCGTTCCAATTTCATCCGCAGGTATCTGGCTCCGGCTCGCGAACGAACCTCACAGTTGCGGGACAGCGCCGGATTCGCACCGGACTTCCCTACGGACAGCGCACACATTACCGAAGCGCCGCCGCCCGAACCATCCCGTGGCCGTGCGCGACCCGGCTACCGGCAGGTGGCGGGCTGTGCGGAGTCGTGCGGCGAACCCGCGGCATGTGATCCAGGCCGCCACCGGCCAACGTTTGCCACCGGGTACCGCGGGTAGTCATCCAAGGAAATGCTCTCGTCGTGGCCGGTCCCTCGTCGGACGTACGGGAGGGGGGCGGTGTGACGGGCAACAGGTGGCTAGGAGAGTCGGGTGTCGGTAGTTCTCGTGCTTCAGGCACGTGGTCTCGGTGATCTGCTCACCGCAGTTCCGGCATTGCGGGCGTTGCGGCGGGCCCGCCGCAACGACCATCTCGTCCTCGCCGCCCCGCATCGCCTGCGCCCCATCGTCGACGTGATCGCCTGCGTGGACGAGATCGTGCCCATCGCCGATTTTCAGGGGCTGCGCTGGGACGGACCGCCGCCGAAGCTGGCCGTCAATCTGCACAGCGACGGGGCCGCACCGATCGTGCAACTCGTGAAGACCAGCGCCGAACGCATCCTCACCTACCGCGATCCGGCGTTTCCGGAGATCCCCGCGCCCGACTGGCAGTCCGGCCACCATCCGATCGATCGCTGGTGTCATCTACTCGAATTCGACGGGATCGGCGCGGATCGGCGCAACCTGGGCCTGGTACCACCGGTGGCCACCACCAGCCATCGCGACAACGTGGTCGTCCATGTCGGCGCGGGTGCGGCGGCCCGGCGCTGGCCGGCCGACCGCTTCGCGGCGGTGATCCGCCATCTCCTGGTCCTCGGCCACGAGGTGGTGCTGACCGGCGACGAATGCGATCGGGAGAACGCGCTCGGCATCGCGGCGCGGGCCGGACTGTCCGGGCACCGGGTGCTGGCCGGCACGCAGAACCTCATCGAGCTGTCGGCCACGATGGCCGAGGCCTCGGTGGTGCTGTGCGGCGATACCGGCGTGGCCCACCTGGCGACGGCGTTCGGCACCCGCACCGTGCAGCTGTTCGGCCCCACGGCGCCCGAGCAGAGCGGACCGCCGCGGCATCTGCTCAACCGGCACGAGGTGCTCTGGGCGGGCCGGACCGGGGACCGCGACGCCGCCACCCCCGACGCGGGTCTGTTGCAGATCGGCTCGGCGGAGGTGATCGCGGCACTCGATCGGCAACTGCGCAAGCGTCGCGGCGAGGTCGGCGTGACCGGCGCTGCGTATCGCCGGGTGGGTTGACCGACCCGATCGGGTTTCAGCCCTGCTCGCGGGCCTCACTCAGTGCGGCCGCGTAGGCGGCCAGGGCGCTCTGCCAGAACTGTTCCAGGTAGTCGCGCGCATCGCTGAGCCCGCGCGGATCCAGCGAATAGAGGCGGCGGTTGCCCACCGGGCGCACCATGACCAGTCGCGCATCGCGCAGCACCCGCAGATGCTGCGATACCGCCGAGCTGCTGATACCGATCTGCGCGGCGAGCTCTCCCACCGACCGCGGCCCCGGGGGCAGCGCTTCGAAGATCGCGCGCCGAGTCGGGTCTGCCAGGGCTATCAGCGGCGCAACTCTGTTAGCGACCACTGAAACAGTGTCGACCGCCCGGCACACTCCGGTCAAACATGATCAAATGTCTCATTTGTGCAGCTCGTCGGGCGATATCGCCGTTTCCGTTACCGTTCGGTAATACGCGACCTGGGCTTATGCGCGCGGGTGACAGTTGCCACAAGCTTGCTGGATGCGCGGAACGGTCCCCTAGCTTGTAATCATGCCCGTGACCCTTCCGTTACCTTTCCGCAAGCTCACGGTGCCGCCGATCGGCCGTCGCCACCTCACGACGCAGGTCGTCGCCACCTCGACCGCCCTCTGCGCCGGTTTCGCCCTCTTCGCGGCCGGAGCCGACTCCGATAACGAACAGATCACCACCGTGGCCGCTACCTCGGATGCCGCGGCGCCTGCCGCCCCGGCCGCGCCCGGCGAGCAGCCCGCCACCTCCCACGACCCCGCCGCCTGGGATCCGCACGCGACCGCCGGCGACCATCAGCCCGCTCCTGTCGCCTGGCCCTTCCCCGAGCCGCCGCGGCCCGCCACGGTACGCCCGGCCGACGGCGCACTGTCCTCCGGCTTCGGGGCGCGCTGGGGCACGTCCCACAACGGCATCGACTTCGCCGCCGATATGGGTTCACCGATCCGGTCGGTCACCGACGGCGTCGTGATCGAAGCGGGACCCGCCACCGGTTTCGGCCTGTGGGTGCGCGTCCAGCAGGACGACGGCAGCGTCGGCGTGTACGGCCATATGCAGGACATCCTGGTGGGCGTCGGCCAGCAGGTCCGCGCCGGTGACGTGATCGCCACCGTCGGCAGCCGCGGCCAGTCCACCGGACCGCACCTGCACTACGAGGTGCACCAGCCCGGTGTCGGCCCGGTCGATCCGCAGCCGTGGCTCGCCGCGCGCGGTATGGACGTCAACAACTACCCCGGCTGACCCTTACCCTCGCTCCTTCCGACGGCCCCCGGCATACCGGGGTACCGGTGGCGCACAGTCCCACAGCGGGACGTGCCGGCCGGGTCCCCGTTCCTACCGTCGGTTCATGTCCGCAATCCTGTTCCACGGCGGACCGGACCCCTCCGGTCGCCACCCAGCCTCCGATCTTCGTCGGGTGATCGGGCGCCTGCACCGGCCTTTGCTGCTCAGTTCCGCGGCAATGGCCGGTCTGGTGTTTGTCAGCCTGGTCGGGATGGCCGTCGACGACCGGCTTCTGCTCGGTGAATCGGTCTGGCTCAAACCGTGCAAGTTCGGCCTGGCCTTCCTGCTGTACTCGCTCACACTGGCCTGGTTGCTCTCGCTTCCGCACCGCGGGCGGCGGGTCACCTGGTGGCTGGGTGTCGTGTTCTCCGTCACCGCATTCGTGGACGTGGGATTCATCGCGCTGCAGGCCGCGCGCGGAACCTTCAGTCATTTCAACACCGAGGACGACCCGGTCAACGAGATCGGGCAAATCGTATTCGCCTCGGGCGTACCGGCCCTTTTCCTGGCGAATCTGCTGATCGCCGTGATCGTTTCGATACGTCCGGGCGCGGATCGTCCGACAGTCCTGGCGATTCGGGGCGGACTGGCGATGGCGGTGGTCTCGATGGCGCTGGGCTACCTCATGGGGTTCACCGGCACCCAGCTCACGCGGACCGCGGACGGCCGGCTGGTCGAACTGGCCGCCGGGCATACGGTCGTCGACGCCGCGACCCGGCAGACTGTCGGCGCGCCGGATGCGGTAGCAGGTATGCCGATCACGCACTGGAGCACTCTGGGCGGTGACCTGCGGATCCCGCATTTCGTCGGATTGCACGGAATCCAGGTGCTGTTGGCAGCCGTGCTGCTGCTGGCCTGGGGCGCGGCACGATACCCGCGGTTGCGCCCGACCCGTACCCGTAACCGGCTGATCGGGGTGGTGATCCTCGGCTGGGGAGGTCTGCAGGCGATCACGTTCTGGCAGGCGATGCGCGGTCAGTCCCTGATACATCCCGATACCGCCACTGTATTCGCCTGCACCGTCCTGGGTGTGCTGGTCACAGGTCTCACCGCGGCCGTCGCCCGGCCCACGCCGGCAACTCGGGCCGAGCCGCCCCGGCTCGAGTCCGGCCGGCGTGATCCGGACCGGCTCAGCGCAACCGTTCCGCATCCCGGGCGAGTTCGACCAGAACCTCGCTGAGGCGCGCGAGTTCCGACCGGTCGGCGCCCTCGTCGATGGCGGTGGCCACGTCTTCGGCGGCACAGCGCGCGGCGAACCAGCGGTCGGCCAGCGCGGTGGCCTCGGCGGCACTGAGCACGACCGAATCGGTGGGGATCCCAGTGCCCTTCACATTGTTGCGATGTTCATAGGCACGCTGACGGCAGGACTGCCGACAGTACCGACGCCGGCGCCCCGCTTCCGAATCCACTATTTCCCGACCACACCACAGGCACGACTCCAACCGGCGCGACATGACCCGACACCCTAATAGGCACTCTCGCAGCGGCACACACCGCACACCGTGCGGGCGGCCTTTACCGAACCCCGTACAATTAGAAAGCTCTCCCGAGCTGGGAACGGAAAGACCCTTACGAACGTTGACATGAACAGGGCGCACGGCCTGGACCGGCACGAATCGGCGATTCGTGGCACAGCGAACGGCCCGCGCACGTGACCCGAACGGTCGGCGGGCGACAACGGCCGGCGAACCGCGATCCACGAGGCCGCGGTAGCAGTACAACAGGGGTCGACCCATCGGTTCGCACCCCGGCACGGGTTGCGGTGCCCCGCAGCGGATACACCGTAGGTGTCTTCGCTCCGGTGTTCCGGAGCCGAGTGGCCGGGAAACTGCGGACCCGCGCGCGGCAACGCGCCGACAACACAGAGAGGACCTGTACAGATGGCAGATCGCGTACTCCGGGGCAGCCGGCTCGGAGCGGTGAGCTACGAAACCGACCGCGACCATGATCTGGCACCGCGCCGGATCGCCCGGTACCGGACCGACAATGGTGAAGAGTTCGATGTTCCGTTCGCCGACGACGCCGAGATCCCGCCCACCTGGTTGTGCCGCAACGGCCAGGAAGGTGTGCTGATCGAGGGCACGAGTCAGGAGGCGAAGAAGGTGAAGCCGCCGCGCACGCACTGGGACATGCTGCTCGAACGGCGCAGTAAGGAAGAACTCGAGGAACTGCTCAAGGAACGACTGGAACTGCTCAAAACCCGTCGCCGGGGCTGAGCCCGAACAAACCTCGAGGTCCTGTAACAGGCCGTGCCCGCCGGATGATCCGGCGGGCACGGCTTTTGTCGTGGTCCGGGTTCAGTGACTGGCGACCCGGCGATACTGCAGCAACGCCAACGGTATGGCGATCGCCAGAATGGCCAGCGAACAGCCGATCGCGTATTCGACGCAATGGTCGGCGGGCCAGCCGGTCGCCGGGAGGAATCCCGGCGGCGCGCTGTTGTCGAACAGTTTCCGGCCGGTCGCCGCGACCGCGGTGATCGGATTCCATTCGGCGATAGTGGCCAGCGGGCCGGGCAGCGTCTGGGCGGAGATGAACGCCGAGGAGATGAACGACAGCGGGAACAGCCAGATCAGCCCGGCACTCTGGGCGACCTCGACATTCGGCGCGAGCAAGCCGGTGAGCGCGCCGACCCACGACATGGCGAAGGCGAACAGCAGGATCACCGCGTAGGCCAGTACGGCATCGGCCACACCGCCCTCGATACTCCAGCCGACGATGTACCCGCACACGGTCATCACCAGCAGGCTGACCATGCTCACCACCAGATCCGAGAGCGTCCGGCCCATCAGCACCGCCAGCCGTGACATGGGCAGCGAACGCATCCGGTCGATGATGCCCTTCTCCAGGTCGCCGGCCAGCCCCACGGTGGTGAACGCCGCGCTGAAGGCGACGGTCTGGGCCATGATCCCGGCGATCAGGAACTCGCGGTACTGGCCGCCGCCGAGCGAGGCGCCGAAAACATAGGCGAAGAGGAAGACGAACATCAGCGGCTGAACCGTGGCCGTGACCAGCAGTGTCGGCACCCGCATGATGGTGAGCAGGTTGCGATGCGCCACGATCGCGCTGTCACGGAAGAACCGCAAGCGGGGCTCGGTGGATTTCGGAATCCGGTGGGAGCCGGGTGAGTGTGCCAGTTCCGCCTCCGTCTCATCGGTCGGGCTGGTGGTTTCGGCTTCTTCGACCGCGACTTCTGCGGTGCTCACGACA
This genomic window contains:
- a CDS encoding class I SAM-dependent methyltransferase, whose product is MSGAEPAPARARYWIERWDRQQEHYMPDREARFELIADVLTTLLERPDPLIIDLGAGPGTLSDRLLTRLPGARVVGVDADPLLLGLAEAAHGSPRFRTVFADLRVDGWFDALGLDHAPDAFVSTTALHWMNRTPLRALLEVCAKALPPGGLFVNGDHLYEGPAGPRLDALGRSLTARRAQRTGTAKAENWSAWWAAVEQAPELADLVRRRAGGFEHVVHDRPTAHDYVDFARAAGFAEAGTVWQYGDDRVVVGIR
- a CDS encoding ABC transporter ATP-binding protein; protein product: MADAPLICVRNLSARAAGTTILRDIRLDIRAGEILALFGPSGAGKTTIAAALADDLPPGIEISGEIRRTPGIRVGYLPQHAASTLNPARRVGAALGELVSRRHRRDGGGRLRPGDRRTQIARVLAAAAFDVDDRDLDRISRKFPFEFSGGERARLALAQVLACRPDVLVVDEPTVGLDSLSRAALLTGLSGLRDAGTAVVLVTHDAFAVDRVGDRTLFVHGGRLSASGSVCPGSARARPVDERPRTDPVVRIRDLSVGRRGSPVLRRVDLDLHPGEQFGLVGVSGAGKTTLARCIAGLTRPATGEIVAWDERLPVLRRRSRRQIAGIQYVWQESAGSFDARRSVLDQVAATAVRLCGLSRADARAAAVAVLADLEIDAVQAARPPAGLSGGQLQRAALARALLARPRLLLCDEVTTALDKPTAQRILDHLDVYRRNTGATVVSISHDLRGQLDRCDRIAVLDRGTIVEVGTPAELTERPRTELLSRLVHADAVEVAERLPAGEPLGCRCPQHQLERNR
- a CDS encoding ABC transporter permease, producing MHRDPRSFGRLVARRAVIGVGQLFVLLVLVFVLSLLLPGDAADIQNNTFLGAAERVRARELLGLDVSPVTRFLDWAGGAVTGDFGTSYASGADVGTVIAGPFLITGLLAVVASAILLPVAVAAGFAAGLRPGSARDRLITSISIGVDSVPDFVLAVLLVAFLSVHWDLLPATFLGADLNTLLDRPEYLVLPVTVTVVRVAAPLIRLVRAGVIDVMDQPYIAQARRLGVARGSLLARHIAPNALAPAMQELGRTTDGLLSGVLIVEAVFAVPGIASELIGAIGNRDDPVILAIVAVTGVIAVVINTGIDIAGYWMNPRSAAAIRG
- a CDS encoding ABC transporter permease, whose product is MNRRRALYLSLMAVPLLFAAAGPLLARAAPAERLTPFGPSPWSPFGADRLGRDVLAAALTGGHTFLLVGSVTALGAYLVGFGIGVAAAAAPRAWLADLLMRPVDVLLCVPSLLIIMVAALRTKGSAVVIAGAIGLALVAPIARFVRTAAAGVVHGPVMEALRMQGETRAYRYGRFAVREMARPIAADFGIRFTAAVYFLASANFLGLGFDTTSTDWAVSVAANKDALLIAPWAVALPGLLIVLLVVGTNLLVDDLLSDPRRVAAGDIRRAGRDG
- a CDS encoding LLM class flavin-dependent oxidoreductase; translation: MSRELHLAGFLIASHVTHSHAAWRHPASETDYLGPDYYNRVARTLERGKFDFVFFADLLATPVRYGNDIRVPLRSGTQASATLDPSLVAAGLANVTERLGLAITKSTTYFHPYEVARIFATLDHLSRGRAGWNVVTSLNQAEAQNFGAAQHLGHDERYERAQEFLEVAYELWGSWDPDALVQDKTSGVFADPDKVRTVDHEGTWFKTRGPLTVPRSPQHRPVLIQAGSSPVGKDFAARWAEAIFEIDPTPEGRRAYYDDVKSRAVNFGRNPDDIKIFPSFVPFVGETEAIAREKQAFHNELADPISGLITLSVHTDHDFSHYDLDAPIEDLVVPGTQGLFDVARRLSATQNLTLRDIGKLYAQGVLLPQFVGTAAQIADQIEAGFTGGEADGYILSAAQAPGTFDDFVDFVVPELQRRGLFRTDYTGRTLRDHLGLGPASLTPAPRRATVVA
- a CDS encoding nuclear transport factor 2 family protein — protein: MDEDRFARLEQRVRRLEDELEITRLIASYGPLVDAGAAGAVAQLWTEDGEYDVEGWHMRSRADVHAMVESAAHRSLIEAGCSHFLGPAQIVVDGDAALAVCESLLVRRADAGFRVWRAGANRFQLTRTPRGWRITHRVTRALDGAAAARDLLRATVAGA